The proteins below are encoded in one region of Streptomyces roseirectus:
- a CDS encoding glycosyltransferase family 2 protein, which produces MDVVLPCLDEAEALPWVLARIPAGWRAIVVDNGSTDGSPDLARSLGAHVVHEPRRGFGAACHAGLTAATADIVCFCDCDASLDPGLLPTVVTPVLDGAADLVLGRRRPTARGAWPLHARLANLELARLVRRRTGVRLHDLGPMRAARRKGLLALDLTDRRSGYPLQMVVRAADEGWRVAEIDVPYLPRTGRSKVTGTWRGTWHAVRDMRTVLAERPAVAGGTR; this is translated from the coding sequence GTGGACGTCGTGCTGCCCTGCCTCGACGAAGCCGAGGCGTTGCCCTGGGTGCTGGCGCGCATCCCCGCCGGCTGGCGCGCGATCGTCGTCGACAACGGTTCCACCGACGGCTCCCCGGACCTCGCCCGCTCGCTCGGCGCGCACGTCGTCCACGAGCCCCGGCGCGGTTTCGGCGCCGCCTGCCACGCGGGCCTGACGGCCGCCACGGCCGACATCGTCTGCTTCTGCGACTGCGACGCCTCCCTGGACCCCGGTCTGCTGCCGACGGTCGTCACGCCCGTCCTCGACGGCGCCGCCGACCTGGTCCTGGGCCGGCGCCGGCCCACCGCCCGGGGGGCGTGGCCGCTGCACGCCCGGCTGGCCAACCTGGAGCTGGCGCGTCTGGTGCGCCGTCGCACCGGGGTGCGGCTGCACGACCTGGGCCCGATGCGGGCCGCCCGCCGCAAGGGGCTGCTGGCGCTCGATCTGACCGACCGGCGCTCCGGCTACCCCCTCCAGATGGTGGTGCGCGCCGCCGACGAGGGCTGGCGGGTCGCCGAGATCGACGTGCCCTACCTCCCGCGCACGGGCCGTTCGAAGGTCACCGGTACGTGGCGCGGCACCTGGCACGCCGTCCGGGACATGCGCACCGTCCTCGCCGAGCGCCCGGCCGTCGCGGGAGGTACCCGATGA
- a CDS encoding TIGR04282 family arsenosugar biosynthesis glycosyltransferase, whose amino-acid sequence MTSSSRPTLLVIAKEPVPGRVKTRLTPPYTPREAAALAEASLTDTLHTLLGVPARRRVLVLAGAPGPWLPPGYDVVPQCPGGLDERIAAAFEQCADGPALLVGMDTPQLSPAHLAPVGVTGHDAWLGLAADGGFWALGLADPARTGALVRGVPMSTDRTGAAQHRRLVEAGLTVAELPVLRDIDTAGDAVSVAARCPSGSRFATLLASLGETVR is encoded by the coding sequence ATGACGTCGTCGTCCCGCCCCACCCTGCTGGTCATCGCGAAGGAACCGGTGCCCGGCCGCGTCAAGACCCGCCTCACCCCGCCCTACACCCCGCGGGAGGCGGCGGCCCTCGCGGAGGCGTCCCTCACGGACACGCTGCACACCCTGCTCGGCGTGCCCGCCCGTCGCCGGGTCCTCGTGCTGGCCGGTGCCCCCGGTCCCTGGCTGCCGCCCGGCTACGACGTCGTCCCGCAGTGCCCCGGCGGTCTCGACGAGCGGATCGCCGCCGCGTTCGAGCAGTGCGCCGACGGCCCCGCCCTGCTGGTCGGCATGGACACGCCGCAGCTCTCCCCCGCCCACCTCGCCCCCGTCGGCGTCACCGGGCACGACGCCTGGCTCGGTCTCGCCGCCGACGGCGGTTTCTGGGCGCTCGGCCTGGCCGATCCCGCGCGCACCGGGGCGCTCGTGCGGGGCGTGCCCATGTCCACCGACCGCACGGGGGCCGCCCAGCACCGCAGGCTCGTCGAGGCGGGGCTGACGGTCGCGGAGCTGCCGGTGCTGCGGGACATCGACACGGCCGGGGACGCCGTGTCGGTGGCCGCGCGCTGCCCGTCCGGATCGCGGTTCGCCACTCTCCTCGCCTCGCTCGGGGAGACGGTCCGATGA
- a CDS encoding methyltransferase domain-containing protein gives MTGTAELAHAEPWVDDPYGRALHAGRGPLHLRRLSPPEPGAAEVLPLDVERFCAPPDAADLDVLRRCAGPVLDVGCGPGRLVAALTARGTQVLGVDVSPAAVALTRLQGGAALRRDVFGRLPGEGRWGTVLLMDGNVGIGGDPAALLARLGSVVRPGGRLVAEVAAQDVDERLTVRVEDASGGYGRPFPWARVGAGALVRAATGWGLAGRWTVSGRAFVELRRGCP, from the coding sequence ATGACCGGGACGGCCGAACTCGCGCACGCCGAACCCTGGGTCGACGACCCCTACGGGCGCGCCCTGCACGCCGGTCGCGGCCCCCTGCACCTGCGCCGGCTGTCGCCTCCCGAGCCCGGCGCCGCCGAGGTGCTGCCGCTGGACGTGGAGCGCTTCTGCGCGCCGCCCGACGCCGCCGACCTGGACGTCCTGCGCCGCTGCGCCGGTCCCGTCCTGGACGTCGGCTGCGGCCCGGGGCGCCTGGTGGCCGCGCTGACCGCGCGGGGGACGCAGGTGCTCGGGGTGGACGTCAGCCCCGCCGCCGTCGCCCTCACCCGGCTGCAGGGCGGGGCGGCGCTCAGGCGTGACGTGTTCGGGCGGCTGCCGGGGGAAGGGCGGTGGGGGACGGTGCTGCTGATGGACGGCAACGTCGGCATCGGCGGTGATCCGGCGGCTCTCCTCGCCCGGCTGGGCTCGGTGGTGCGGCCCGGCGGGCGGCTGGTGGCCGAGGTCGCCGCCCAGGACGTGGACGAACGGCTCACCGTGCGGGTCGAGGACGCGTCCGGTGGGTACGGGCGCCCGTTCCCCTGGGCGCGGGTCGGCGCCGGCGCGCTGGTGCGGGCCGCGACGGGGTGGGGTCTCGCCGGGCGGTGGACGGTGTCGGGGCGCGCCTTCGTGGAGCTGCGGCGGGGGTGTCCGTGA
- a CDS encoding glycosyltransferase 87 family protein — protein sequence MSVKGGAVREAPAETSSPARQPAGPARTARVVVTAVLLAALVAVLVVTLRAGDSRSASGTLLAGYGVAWALFAAALWTVRRVPVRAATGLVLAGSAAIALAGLAAPPRTSDDMFRYAWDGRVQAAGISPYAFPPAAPELSRLRDDWLFPPAPDCAGWGLTRTAEGLCVRINRPTVPTIYPPVAEGWFLGVHALSPPDARHKPVQVGGAVLAFGTTLALLRALRRRGDPWRAALWGWCPAVAWEAVNNAHIDTLGVLLAVLALTTAGARRGALLGAAIAVKVLPVLVLPGALSGERRPAHILRVAGAAVAAVVVVYLPYVLASGAGVLGYLPGYLHEEGYEPGDVRRFALLRLVLPDAAAAPAAAVLLALTALFVWRRGDPARPWRGALLLTGATLLLLSPNYPWYALLLVALVALDGRWEWLAVSLAGTFLYLGSELLPGASRQAWAYGAAAVVVGVGAWLRARRRSGAVRAAGPRPSPA from the coding sequence GTGTCCGTGAAGGGCGGGGCGGTGCGGGAGGCTCCCGCCGAAACGTCGTCACCGGCCCGGCAGCCGGCCGGCCCGGCCCGCACGGCCCGTGTCGTGGTCACCGCCGTGCTGCTGGCCGCCCTCGTCGCCGTCCTCGTCGTCACCCTCCGGGCGGGCGACAGCCGCAGCGCGTCCGGCACGCTGCTCGCCGGGTACGGCGTCGCCTGGGCGCTGTTCGCCGCCGCCCTGTGGACGGTGCGGCGGGTGCCCGTGCGGGCCGCGACCGGTCTCGTCCTGGCGGGGTCGGCCGCGATCGCCCTGGCCGGGCTCGCCGCGCCGCCGCGCACCAGCGACGACATGTTCCGCTACGCCTGGGACGGCCGTGTGCAGGCGGCCGGGATCTCCCCGTACGCGTTCCCGCCCGCCGCGCCTGAGCTGTCCCGGCTGCGTGACGACTGGCTGTTCCCCCCGGCGCCGGACTGCGCGGGGTGGGGGCTCACGCGGACCGCCGAGGGGCTGTGCGTCCGGATCAACCGGCCGACCGTGCCGACCATCTATCCGCCGGTCGCCGAGGGCTGGTTCCTCGGTGTCCACGCGCTGTCCCCGCCGGACGCGCGGCACAAGCCGGTCCAGGTGGGCGGCGCCGTCCTCGCGTTCGGCACGACGCTCGCCCTGCTGCGGGCGCTGCGCCGGCGGGGGGATCCGTGGCGGGCGGCGCTGTGGGGGTGGTGTCCGGCGGTCGCGTGGGAGGCGGTGAACAACGCTCACATCGACACGCTGGGCGTCCTGCTGGCCGTCCTGGCGCTCACCACCGCCGGGGCGCGCCGGGGGGCGCTGCTGGGGGCCGCGATCGCCGTCAAGGTCCTGCCGGTGCTCGTGCTGCCGGGCGCGCTGTCCGGGGAGCGCCGGCCCGCGCACATCCTGCGGGTCGCCGGGGCGGCCGTCGCCGCCGTCGTGGTCGTCTATCTGCCGTACGTCCTCGCCTCGGGCGCGGGGGTCCTCGGCTATCTGCCCGGCTACCTGCACGAGGAGGGCTACGAGCCGGGTGACGTGCGGCGGTTCGCGCTCCTGCGGCTGGTGCTGCCGGACGCCGCCGCGGCCCCGGCGGCCGCCGTACTCCTCGCGCTGACCGCGCTGTTCGTGTGGCGGCGGGGCGACCCCGCCCGACCCTGGCGCGGGGCCCTCCTCCTCACCGGCGCCACGCTCCTCCTGCTGTCGCCGAACTACCCCTGGTACGCGCTGCTGCTCGTCGCCCTCGTCGCCCTCGACGGGCGCTGGGAGTGGCTGGCGGTCAGTCTCGCGGGCACCTTCCTCTATCTCGGCAGCGAGTTGCTGCCGGGGGCGTCCCGGCAGGCGTGGGCGTACGGGGCCGCCGCGGTCGTCGTCGGGGTGGGGGCGTGGCTGCGCGCACGTCGCCGGTCCGGCGCCGTCAGGGCTGCGGGGCCGCGCCCATCTCCCGCATGA
- a CDS encoding TerD family protein, with product MSSNTGLKKVEIRLKWDPSPLKQPPHHLDIVAATYAADAPYGRPVYVVHYDSRSPDGTINMSRHSTTGQGFGYVEAMTVELDRLAPSFARVVVGVVIHQNTGPKTFGDLTGTGVLVLDGYTELLKDDLTRLAGSCACVVAEFTKNPSGTWEFRPSLAGSDSEPAEFMREMGAAPQP from the coding sequence GTGAGCAGCAACACGGGGCTGAAGAAGGTCGAGATACGGCTCAAGTGGGACCCGAGCCCGCTGAAACAGCCCCCTCATCACCTCGACATCGTCGCGGCGACCTACGCGGCGGACGCGCCGTACGGGCGGCCGGTGTACGTCGTCCACTACGACAGCCGTTCCCCCGACGGCACGATCAACATGAGCCGCCACAGCACGACGGGGCAGGGCTTCGGGTACGTCGAGGCGATGACCGTCGAACTCGACCGCCTCGCCCCGTCGTTCGCCCGGGTCGTCGTCGGCGTGGTCATCCACCAGAACACCGGACCGAAGACCTTCGGCGACCTCACGGGCACCGGGGTCCTGGTCCTCGACGGGTACACCGAACTCCTCAAGGACGACCTGACGCGGCTCGCCGGCTCCTGCGCCTGCGTCGTCGCCGAGTTCACCAAGAACCCGTCCGGCACCTGGGAGTTCCGCCCGTCGCTCGCCGGCTCCGACAGCGAACCGGCGGAGTTCATGCGGGAGATGGGCGCGGCCCCGCAGCCCTGA
- a CDS encoding sarcosine oxidase subunit gamma: protein MADQFAVSPLAHLYEALSAATVTGDRGVALAELPFLTMVNVRVDPASEAAARIEKALGAALPRECGATSAAGPHTAVWQGPDEWLILSRAEPAALTGELKEALGTSSGSVVDLSANRTTLQLTGPSARDVLEKGCPLDLHPRAFGPGRALSTTVGPVPVLLWQVDDTTYRLFPRASFADYLGRWLIDAMAEYRAPAIP, encoded by the coding sequence ATGGCTGACCAGTTCGCGGTGAGCCCCCTGGCCCACCTTTACGAGGCGCTGTCCGCCGCGACCGTCACCGGGGACCGGGGTGTCGCGCTCGCCGAACTCCCCTTCCTCACCATGGTGAACGTCCGTGTCGACCCCGCCTCCGAGGCGGCGGCCCGCATCGAGAAGGCCCTCGGGGCGGCGCTGCCCCGGGAGTGCGGGGCCACCTCCGCCGCCGGCCCCCACACCGCCGTCTGGCAGGGCCCCGACGAGTGGCTGATCCTCTCCCGTGCCGAACCCGCCGCCCTGACCGGCGAGTTGAAGGAAGCCCTCGGCACGTCCTCCGGCTCGGTCGTCGACCTCTCCGCCAACCGCACCACCCTCCAGCTCACCGGGCCCAGCGCCCGGGACGTCCTGGAGAAGGGCTGCCCCCTCGACCTCCACCCCCGCGCCTTCGGCCCCGGCCGCGCCCTGTCCACCACCGTCGGCCCCGTCCCCGTCCTGCTCTGGCAGGTCGACGACACCACCTACCGGCTCTTCCCCCGCGCCTCGTTCGCGGACTACCTCGGACGGTGGCTCATCGACGCCATGGCCGAGTACAGGGCACCCGCGATCCCCTGA
- a CDS encoding 2Fe-2S iron-sulfur cluster-binding protein, translating into MTDQPFRLAHGGRIDRAVTLRFTLDGRELTGHPGDTLASAMLANGVIEVAPSLYRGRPRGIVAAGVEEPNALVQLAGSHSEGMLPATTVELYDGLSAATLSGKGRLDLGTDPSVYDKKYAHTDVLVVGAGPAGLAAAAAASDSGARVILIDDQPEPGGSLLDRAAWVTGLRARLDAAPDTVVLQRTTAFGAYDDHYVLALQRRTGQTDVEGVSRQRLWHIRARQVVLATGAHERPLVFAGNDRPGVMLAGAVRTYLGRYAVKPGTRAVVGTTNDSAYDTVDALRAAGVEVVAVVDAREELSARAAAAGGVVLTGSAVVETSGEGRLTSVTVQRLDGPSAVETFACDLLAVSGGWSPVVHLHSQRQGKVVWDDELAAFVPAGTVVGQQVVGAARGTYDTDLCVAEGTRAGALAATEAGFPVPVPEEVPAGARGVTRALWLVPGETYDTHFVDLQRDVTVTDVQRSTGAGMKGVEHVKRYTSLGTANDQGKTSGVNSIGVIADLLGGAPGEIGTTAYRAPYTPIAFAALAGRERGDLFDPERMTPVHHWHVEHGAVFEDVVQWKRPRYYPVGDEDMDAAVARECRAAREGVAFMDASTLGKIEIRGADAGEFLNRIYTNAFKKLKPGNARYGVMCKPDGMIFDDGVTLRLDDERYFMTTTTGGAAGVLDWLEEWLQTEWPELDVYCTSVTEQWATIAVVGPKSRDVIGQLAPDVDLSTEAFPFMAFRETTLASGIPARICRISFSGELAYEINVSAWYGRAVWEQVHAAGQPHGITPYGTETMHVLRAEKGYIIVGQDTDGTVTPQDAGMGWVVSKQKDFVGRRSFARPDTRRADRKHLVGLLPADRTTRLPEGTQLLAPDADLTAPPVPMLGHVTSSYHSVALGRPFALALVSGGRERHGETLLAPVGEELVPVEVTDFVLYDPEGTRRDG; encoded by the coding sequence ATGACCGACCAGCCCTTCCGGCTCGCGCACGGCGGCCGGATCGACCGCGCCGTGACCCTGCGCTTCACGCTCGACGGCCGCGAGCTGACCGGCCACCCCGGCGACACCCTCGCCTCCGCGATGCTCGCCAACGGTGTGATCGAGGTTGCCCCGTCCCTCTACCGGGGCCGCCCCCGGGGCATCGTCGCCGCCGGCGTCGAGGAGCCCAACGCCCTGGTCCAGCTGGCCGGTTCCCACTCCGAGGGCATGCTCCCGGCGACCACGGTCGAGCTGTACGACGGCCTGAGCGCCGCCACCCTCTCCGGCAAGGGCCGCCTCGACCTGGGCACCGACCCGTCCGTCTACGACAAGAAGTACGCCCACACCGACGTCCTCGTCGTCGGCGCGGGACCCGCCGGACTCGCCGCCGCGGCCGCCGCCTCCGACTCCGGCGCCCGCGTCATTCTCATCGACGACCAGCCCGAGCCCGGCGGCTCCCTCCTCGACCGCGCGGCGTGGGTCACCGGCCTGCGCGCCCGCCTCGACGCCGCCCCCGACACCGTCGTCCTCCAGCGCACCACCGCCTTCGGCGCCTACGACGACCACTACGTCCTCGCGCTCCAGCGCCGCACCGGACAGACCGACGTCGAGGGCGTCTCCCGCCAGCGCCTGTGGCACATCCGCGCAAGGCAGGTCGTCCTCGCGACCGGCGCCCACGAACGCCCCCTGGTCTTCGCCGGCAACGACCGGCCCGGCGTGATGCTCGCCGGGGCCGTGCGCACCTACCTCGGCCGGTACGCGGTGAAACCGGGCACGCGGGCCGTGGTCGGCACGACCAACGACAGCGCTTACGACACCGTGGACGCCCTGCGCGCCGCCGGCGTCGAGGTCGTGGCCGTCGTCGACGCCCGCGAGGAGCTGTCGGCGCGGGCCGCGGCGGCGGGCGGGGTGGTGCTGACCGGCAGCGCGGTCGTCGAGACCTCGGGGGAGGGGCGGCTGACCAGCGTCACCGTCCAGCGCCTCGACGGCCCCTCGGCGGTCGAGACGTTCGCCTGCGACCTGCTCGCCGTCTCCGGCGGCTGGAGCCCCGTCGTCCACCTGCACAGCCAGCGGCAGGGCAAGGTCGTCTGGGACGACGAACTCGCCGCGTTCGTGCCCGCCGGCACGGTCGTGGGCCAGCAGGTCGTCGGGGCGGCCCGGGGCACCTACGACACGGACCTCTGCGTCGCCGAGGGCACCCGGGCCGGGGCGCTCGCCGCGACCGAGGCCGGATTCCCGGTCCCCGTCCCCGAGGAGGTCCCGGCGGGGGCGCGCGGCGTGACCCGCGCGCTGTGGCTGGTGCCCGGCGAGACCTACGACACCCACTTCGTCGACCTCCAGCGCGACGTCACCGTCACCGACGTCCAGCGCTCGACCGGCGCCGGCATGAAGGGCGTCGAACACGTCAAGCGCTACACCTCGCTGGGCACGGCCAACGACCAGGGCAAGACCTCCGGCGTCAACTCCATCGGCGTCATCGCCGACCTGCTCGGCGGGGCGCCGGGCGAGATCGGGACGACGGCCTACCGGGCGCCCTACACGCCGATCGCGTTCGCCGCCCTCGCCGGCCGCGAGCGCGGCGACCTGTTCGACCCCGAACGCATGACGCCCGTCCACCACTGGCACGTCGAGCACGGCGCCGTCTTCGAGGACGTCGTCCAGTGGAAGCGGCCCCGCTACTACCCCGTCGGCGACGAGGACATGGACGCCGCCGTCGCCCGCGAATGCCGGGCCGCCCGCGAGGGCGTCGCCTTCATGGACGCCTCCACCCTCGGCAAGATCGAGATCCGGGGCGCGGACGCCGGCGAGTTCCTGAACCGGATCTACACCAACGCGTTCAAGAAACTGAAGCCCGGCAACGCCCGCTACGGCGTGATGTGCAAGCCCGACGGCATGATCTTCGACGACGGCGTCACCCTGCGCCTCGACGACGAGCGGTACTTCATGACCACCACGACCGGCGGCGCCGCCGGGGTCCTCGACTGGCTGGAGGAGTGGCTGCAGACCGAGTGGCCCGAACTCGACGTGTACTGCACGTCGGTGACCGAACAGTGGGCCACCATCGCCGTCGTCGGCCCCAAGTCCCGTGATGTGATCGGTCAGTTGGCGCCGGACGTCGACCTCTCCACCGAGGCGTTCCCGTTCATGGCGTTCCGCGAGACGACCCTCGCCTCGGGGATACCGGCCCGGATCTGCCGGATCTCCTTCTCCGGTGAACTCGCCTACGAGATCAACGTGTCCGCCTGGTACGGGCGGGCCGTCTGGGAACAGGTCCACGCCGCCGGACAGCCGCACGGCATCACCCCCTACGGCACCGAGACCATGCACGTCCTGCGCGCCGAGAAGGGGTACATCATCGTCGGCCAGGACACCGACGGCACCGTCACCCCGCAGGACGCCGGGATGGGCTGGGTGGTCTCCAAGCAGAAGGACTTCGTCGGCAGACGCTCCTTCGCCCGCCCCGACACCCGGCGCGCCGACCGCAAACACCTCGTCGGCCTGCTCCCCGCCGACCGCACCACCCGCCTCCCCGAAGGCACCCAGCTCCTCGCGCCCGACGCCGACCTGACGGCCCCGCCCGTCCCGATGCTCGGCCACGTCACCTCCAGCTACCACAGCGTCGCCCTCGGCCGCCCCTTCGCGCTCGCCCTCGTCTCCGGCGGCCGCGAACGGCACGGCGAGACCCTGCTCGCGCCCGTCGGCGAGGAGCTGGTGCCCGTCGAGGTGACCGACTTCGTCCTCTACGACCCCGAAGGGACCCGCCGAGATGGCTGA